The nucleotide sequence GTACAATCGATATAGCTAAACGATATACCGATCGTATTTATCACTTTAAGTGGATTAATGATTTTGCAGCTGCACGTAATGAATCCTTGAAGCACGCAACTAGCACTTGGATTGTGATCCTTGACGCCGACGATTACATGGAACAGAAAGATATTGCTCAATTACGAGAAAAACTGTCTTCAATATCACCACGGCCTAACATTGCTTATCAAATTCCATATATTAGTATTATCGGCAAACAACAGAATAGCTCTATCAACAAATCGTCTGCCATACGTATATTCCCTAACCATATGGGAATCTATTTCCACAGACCGATTCATGAACAGGTGATGTCCGATCGCGGATTGACGATGAAGGCAGTTGCTCTCAACATTCCGATCTATCATACAGGTTACCTGGATAACCATGTGGAAAGCAAACGTAAGCACGAACGTAATATGAAGATTTTCAATGAGATGAAGCAACATATGACATTAACATCCTATGACTACTACACAATAGGAAACGAACATCTCGTCGCAGAAGCCTATGAAGATGGTTTAGATGCTTACGAGCAAGCCTTATTGCTAAGCCATACTGACGACCCATGGGTAACGCCACTACGGGTATGTATGCTTGATACCCTATTACTGTTGAAACGATTCGCAGACGCCTGGATTTTTATTGATAAGTACCTTGAAGACCTCAAGCAATATGCAGATATTCGATGTTTGATAGGGATTACACTACATGGCTTAGGCTTTAAAGAGCGTTCGAAATTGGAGTTTCTTGAGGCGATCCAGCTTGCCGATGCGAGAACGAGCAATAAAGAGGATGCTTTCATCATTAATGCAGACTATGCCTATGTTGTGCCCATCCGATATTTAATTCAGCAGTACGAATGTGAAGGTAACTTTTCACAATGTATATACTATTTAACGAAACTGCTTGTTTCCAATCCAACAGATCTAAGTGCGCTTACGAAGATGATCCAATTGTTGTCGCTTCAAGAAGTCCCTTCTGCGATCATTCGTTTCTTTGAGCAATTGGCACCAAACGACAATAAGGAGCACTATGACTTGTTGCTTGCTAAGATTAGTCTCTTCTTAGGAAGTAGAGAGTTGACCCATTCCTATGTCAATAGAACATCAGTTCTTGAACAGCTCGAATTTCATGAACTTTTGCGAAACGCCATGCTTTTCAATGATGAGGAGCAATATAACCAGCTTGTTCAATCTGCTACACCTAATCAACTAGTACATCCTCTAACGATTAAAGAGCTTCGGTTGGGCTCAGCAATATGGGCAACAGCCGATTATCCAGAGTGGTCGACCGACATTGCCTCAGAGGTGTTGTACGAGTTATACACCCTTCAGCAATATGAATGCTTTGACCAGCTTGTTCAACAGTTTAGCAGTTCAGCAGACATTGTTAATCGGATTGCAGACTATCTCTATCGAAACCATCATCACGAGATCGCTCTGCAATATCACTCCCATCTGCTTGATCATAACCAACTGAATGCAGAGAACAGCATACATGTTGCACAGATGTATATCAATCAGAATCAACTATCAGAAGCGTTGCCTTTCATCGATTACGCTCTAAAGTTGAAGCCTGAATCGAAGGAACTCTATATCATGTATTATGTAACTTGTAACGACCCACATATGAAGCAACAAATACTAACAGCGCTAATTGATCTTGATCCAACATTCAGACAACTAACCGCTTTGCTGGAGGCCCTATGACGAATAATTTGATCTCCCTATGCATGATTGTTAAAAATGAAGAAAAGACATTAGAACGCTGCCTAAGCAGTGTCTACCGCTATCTAGATGAGATCATTATTGTCGATACCGGTTCAACTGACCGTACGATTGAAATTGCGAAACGCTACACTGACCACATCTATCATTTCACATGGGTTAACGATTTTTCAGTAGCGAGAAATGAATCATTGAAATACGCCACGAGCAAATGGATTCTTTACATGGATGCAGATGATTACATGGAAGAAAAGGATATCGCTAGCCTTCGGGAGCTGTTGTCAGAGCTGATACCACAACCGGATTTGGTCTATCAAATCCCTTATACTAGCCTTCTTTCCAATCAAGCAACAGGACCTATGAATATCACTCCTGCAATTCGAGTTTTCCCAAATCATATGGATCTCCAATTCCATCGGCCTATTCACGAGCAACTGCAATCCGAGCGAGGGATACCTTTAAGAGCGGCTGATATTAAAATCCCAATCTATCATACAGGATACACACCGACAGAAATGGAAGAAAAGAAAAAGCATGAACGCAACCTGTCCATTTTTAACGAATTGAAAGAGACGACTGGTTTTAATGCTTACGATTACTTCACATTAGGCAATCAATACTTGGTGATGAAGGAATATGACAAAGCACTAAATGCGTATCAAAGCTCATTAGATACCACTTCTTCTCGAAATGTATGGCTAAAACCGTTGCTACTCTCAATGCTAGAAACGTTAATCAAGCAAGGCAAGTTTATTGAAGCATGGACATTTACCGAAACTCAAATGGAGCCCTGCTTAGAGTACTCTGATGCACGATGTATAATCGGAACGGTTCTTCATGCGCTAGGTTTTTGGGAGAAATCAAAAATCGAATTTCTTACAGCCATTGATCTTGCTGAGAAACGCTTAAACAATAAACAAGATCCATATATATTAAGTCCTGAATACAGCATGGTCATCCCGCTCAAGTACCTAGCAAATATTTACGAACGTGAAAGCAACATTTCGCAAAGTACTTATTATTTTACAAAATATATAATGGTTAACCCGCAAGATATTGAGGCTTTATCTAAATTAGTCGAATTGTTATCTCTAAGTGGGAGTGTAGAAACGACTACCTCATTGCTTGAACAATTGCTAGAAGTAGGGACTGACGCTCTAAAAGCTGCCACACTAACAAAAATCTCTCTCTCACTAGGCGACCGCGAATTAACCAGTTATTACATTAAAAAATACGATATATTAAATCATCTCGCACCTTATGATCGGCTTCGTTACTACCTACTTTTCAACAATAAAATAGACTTCGAGCGTGAACTAGCCTTATGCACTCCATCGCATAAAGAGCATCCTTCATTTATCAAACATCTCCTATTAGGGGCAATCGTTTGGAATGAAGCGGACTGGAGTAATACATTTTCTATTGATCCTGAGCATGAGTCATACCCTTATTGGTCGATTACAACTAATATCATTAACAATCAATACAACAAACAAGATCCTAATTCAATCGCAGTATATTATGATGTACTTACTGAACTCTATACTTTGCAGCAAGATTCAGCTTATGATCAACTCATTGATTTACTATCTACTCCAGAGTTAATCAATCAAATTGCTAGTTACTTCTACACGAAACATCACTATGAGATTGCAGAGCAATACCACTCCTATCTCATAGAGAACAATGAACTTAACACGGATAATAGTATACGTCTTGCTTTCAAAAACTTGGGTCAAGGCAATATACAAGATACCCTAATGTTTTTAGAATATACGTTAACTCTGAAACCAAAATCTAAAGACATCTACATTCTCTACTGCACATTATGCAATGATCCTACAGCTAGAGAAGAAAAGAAAAATAAATTGCTTCAAATTGCTCCTGAGTACAACTCCTTATCTTTGTTCCATACTTTCTAATAACATAAGAAAAAGCTGTGTTACTCGAAATGAGCATCACAGCTTTTTTATCTAAATGATTAAGTTATTTCTTCTCATCAAACATAAAGCTTCCCAAATTATCAGCATGACTGTAGGCATTTTTCTGTTTTCTTGATGAATTTAAACGCGAAATTCCATCTTGGGCTTCTTGCATTAAACGTTGCATATTTGTAACTATCTTATCGTCGAACTGCTGTAGCTGTCGCAGTCTAGCACGTTGTTGATCTGAAAGCGAATCGATTTGATCGGCTATAGATTGGCGAATCTCAACCAACCTCTCGAACTCCTCATATTCCCACTCCTGATTCACATCGCTGAGCCGTTGACTTTCGAGAAATAATTGTTCTATTACATTATCCATGATCGCCTGATGTAGAAGCAATCTTCTTCGAAGCTTCATACCAAGCTTCTCTTAGCTCAGTCAAGTGATTTAGAACTTCTTCAGCCTTTTCCTTATTCTTCTTCATATTAGCTTCTATTAATGATCGAACCATATAGTCATAGATTTCTAGCAATTGCTTTGAAATCTCATAGTCGTGATTCAATGACGCGATAAATTCATTCACGATTCTTTGCGCTTTAATCAAATTCTCATTCGTCATCTGCCAGTCTTTCGTTTCGATTCCTACAATCGCTTGTTTAACAAAACGAATTGCTCCATCATATAACATTAACAATAGTTTGGCGGGAGAAGCTGTTTGAATTGAAGAAAGCTGATACTTTTGTTGTGGGTTAGCCAACATGTCTTTCACTCCCTAGTTAAATCTAATATTCTCAGTTTTGCCTTTTGATATCCTTGTTGTGCAGCACTCTGGTAGCACATTATTGCTTCCGCCTCTTGGCCAAGCACTTCATAGTAATTACCTAAATTATATAGTGCAGCATAGCTTCCAGTACCTCTAACCGTATCATACACTTCAGTTTCACCAATCTCAAGACATCTTCTGTATGATTGTTCGATCAGTGGCAATAGTGACATATATTTTTGTGGATTAGAGATCATTACATCTAGGCAAATTACTCCACATGCAAAATGGAAATCCGCAAAACCATGTACACAATTTGGTGGACTGCTAATCATATCGATCAAAAATTCATATTGTTGCATTTTTTGTAAGACGTACATATATTCGACAAAGACATTCGGCGCGTATCGTTCTTTATGACTTAGCCTCGATATCGCTTGTTCAAATAAGGCCATACTCTCTGACAGCTGCCCAATTCCCTTATATTCCTTTGCTAGCTGATAGTAATAGTAAGGATCATTCGGATTCGCTCTCACTTCTAGCTGTAATATGGGAATGTTGCGATCCGACTTGTTCAAGTGTAAATATCCGTCATGTTGAATAACGATTGGAACGTTCACCCTAGGTAAATCTGTAACCACCTGTTCATGGATCCTTCCTTTAAATCGATGATCCACAGGTATTAGCCTTGTAATATAATCGCTCGTATAGTTATGCTCATTCTCTTCCATCGTCTCACTAATTCGATGGATTCTGCCAACCGCTCGATGCTCCTGCATGAATTGGTTAATCGCCTCTACATCGAATTGTTCGATATACTCATCTGCATCAAGTACAATATTCCATCTGCTAGATGACAATGACAATGCATAGTTACGAGCAGCTGCAAAATCATTAATCCATTCATAATGAGCAATCTTAGCCCCGAACATTGTAGCAATCGCTATCGTCTGATCGGTTGAGCCTGTATCTACGATGATCATTTCATCAACATAAGGAGCAACACTGCTTAAACATCTTTGAAGCTTCGCCTCTTCATTGCGTACTATCATTACCAGTGCTAATTGATGCATTAGCTAAATATACTGGATTGGGCATTGTATCTGTTCATTGCCTTTTCCATCGCTGTAAACTGCTTGTAGTATCGCGTTTCAATCATGTTCAGTCTCAATGTTGCCGAATCAATTTTTTTGTCTATTGTCCTCAATTGTTCACCCATTGTACTATTTGCAAGGAAAGTTGATGTCACATCAGTACTATACTTGGAAGTCCCTGCTTTTGTTGCCAATCTCTCTAAACCAGTCATTACAATGTTGGATAAACGATTAAATAGACCATTGTCAGGGTTTGTAGCAGAACCCTTTTTCTTGGGGTCTGATTCAGTCGTTTGTTGCGTAAAAAACTTAATGACCGCATCAGGATCAGCTTCAATAGCCGCACGCAGCTTGGAATCGTCCGCAATAACGAGTTTTCCCCGTTGCGTCCAATCTCCGGTCGTAATCCCGAAAGAGCTTAAATTAACTTTATTCCCGTTGATATCTACACTTGTAACAGAAGCCAGCCTCATATCCGATACGATACCAGACAGTGTAGTATCATTGCGAAGCAAACCACTCTTCGCCTTTTCTTCCCACAATTTGATTTCGTCATCTTTCATTGCATCTTTCTGCTCAGTCGAAAGAGGTGTATATTTGCGATAACGTTCTTCAGATAATTTATTATTTAAGCCTTCGATTAAACTGTTATACTCTGAAATAAACGATTTGATCGTATCCATTATTTTATCTGTATTCGTGCTGACGACAATATTGCTAGCAGTACCCAGCGAAGCGGCGTTCAATGTGATTGTAACACCGTTCTCTGTAAATGTATTACTAGAACGCTCTGTAGCAATTCCATTTATAGATAGCACTGCATTTGCACCGTCTTGTGTTGCACCTAATTTAAATCCGCCAGCTCCAAATATCGCTCCTGATACGTTAAGCGGAGGAACAACATTATCAACACCAGCTGTCTTGCCAGTCGTCTTTGAAGTCAATACCAAAGTGCCAGTGTAGCTATCGATGTAGGCATTCACGTTCGCTTCTTTGCTATTATTCAATCTGGACATTAGCGTGCCCAAAGTGTCAGACTTGTTCAACTCAATTGGAGTTGCTCCAGCTACATCAATTGTAACCTTATCCCCAACCAGAATACTAGAATCCAGTTTGCCACTTGCAATCAAAGATTCAATTGAATCCGTCATACTGACATTCCCAATACCTGCAGTAGATTTTGCATTAGCAGCAGTAGCTAAACTTGTTACGTTAATCGACATGCTTCCATTCACAGCGCTGGAGCTTGCTGTAGCGGTAACTGCAGAGCTATTGCCCGTAATTGTAGCTTGTTTGGCACCAATTGAATTAGACAATCCAAATGTAGAGAGCTTATTGTTCCGAAAATCTACGAGTTTACTATTCAGTGTGCGGTATTGTTCCCTTTGCCACTCGATTACTGTCTTCTGTTGATTTAATTTATTCAGTGGTGCCTTCTGGGTGGACATCATCTTCTTAACGAGTTCATCAATATCTAGACCCGAAGAAAAACCGGAAATTCTAGTAACCATCTCAATTCCTCCTATACGCGTTCGTCAACTAATATGCCTGCAAACTCCATCATCTTCGCGACAAGATCTAACATCTTCTCTGGAGGAACTTCTCGAATGACATCTCCAGTTTCCTTATTAATAACTTTCATAACGATATCATTCGTCTTCTTATGCACCTGCATCTCAACAGATGTGGTTGGTCCAGATAGCACTTTAGCTGCTCTCTCAATCGCTTTAACTAATTGTTCATCACCAATTGAAATTTTGCTTCCTTTAACTTCTGCTAAATGCATTTCCTTCCCATTTTTAGGAAGTGGCATATCATTCGTTGAAAAACCCTCTTCCTTTGGCCTAACTGCTGGTGCACTTGGTACAACAGATTGGGTTTGCACCTTAGGTGTATTGGCATTTAATTGAACACTCATGGGAGGTCCTCCGTCCTTATACTTATTATTATATATATCGACCAACACCTTATTTTTGTTTAGAGTTAAGGAAAATTTTATGTATTTAAGCACAAAAAAACAGGGACCGTACGGTCCCTGTTCCAAAACTAGCTAATATTAACGAAGCAATGTCAAGACGCCTTGTGGCGCTTGGTTTGCTTGTGCCAACATCGCTTGTGAAGATTGAAGCAAGATTTGGTTCTTGGACAATTTAACCATTTCACTAGCCATATCCGTATCACGGATACGGGACTCGGAAGCAGTCAAGTTCTCAACCGTAGTACCTAAGTTGTTGGAAGTGTATTCCAAGCGGTTTTGAAGAGCACCCAGCTTAGCGCGTTGAGTAGAAGTGTTCGTGATTGCAGTCTCGATTTTGCTCAATGAGGAAGAGCTTGTCAAGCCAGTGATTCCGGTAGTTGCAATCGCAGCTAGGGAAATCGTTGCAGAATCATCATCAGCTTGAATCTTGATTCCAGAACCTGTAATCGAAATGCTGTTGAATTTCGTGTTCGTGAAGATTTGATCAATTTGTGTACCAAGAGCAGTCAACTCTTCGTTGATGTTTGATTTATCAGTCGAAGAATAAGTACCGTTCGCTTTTTGAACGTTAAGCTCTTTCATACGAACAAGCATAGCACTAACTTCGTTCATTGCACCTTCAGCAGTTTGAACGTAGGAGATACCATCTTGAACGTTACGTTGAGCTTGCTCAAGACCACGAATTTGACCGCGCATTTTTTCGGAAACTGCAAGACCTGCAGCATCGTCACCTGCACGGTTGATGCGAAGACCGGAAGATAGCTTTTCCATGTTCTTACCAGTTGATTCGTTGTTAAGCGTCATGTTGCGGTGGTTGTTAAGAGCGATAATGTTGTGATTAATACGCATTGTAATTTCCTCCTTGAATTGGGTGTTTGTCCACATCCATGTGGCTTGCCATACTTAGGTCGTACGCCCTAAAATGGCTATGAATTATTTATCGGTAGCAGTGTAGCATTAGTTTATAGGCTTCACAGAATTTTTTTCTATTTTTTTCAGCTTGCTAGATAAGTTAGCAATATCGCCATACAACTTGGCTGCTTCTTGATTCGATTGTTGAATGGAGATCAGAAGTTCTTTGCGCATCACTTGAACTTCTTTGGGTGCTACGATTCCGATTTTTATTGTATCGCCATCGACTTCAAGCACTGTAATCTCTATATGATCTTGTATAATGATCGACTGTCCCTTTTTCCGACTTAATACGAGCATATCATTTGCTCCTCCCTACTCATCGGCGCTTCCTTCTAACAAACGATGTTTCGTTGAATAATCTCCATGCGTAAGAATGAGCTGCTTTCCTTTGCGCTCGTTAGCATTTAATACAATGGGCGCTACCAAGTTTACTGTTGCATCATTAAGATTATCATGGACACTTACAATAGCTCGCACTAGAATTTGATCCTCACTCTGAATTTGGATCTCCTGAATGAAATCCTCACTTAAATCAAACTCATATTTAGGATAAATAATGAAAGGATCAATCACAACAAATGCGAGATCAGGGCTACTAATTGACTGGAGATAGCTAAAGGGCTTATGTTCCTCTACTTCAATTAACCCGAACCTATGATGCTGTTCAAAACCAGGTATCCCATTAGGGAATACATAAACATCCTCTTCTTGAATTTCCAGCTGTCCAAATCTAGCCGTACTCAGCTTCATTCTCTTCCCCTCCATTGTTCCATTAATAACAAAAGCTATAAGCGTGTTTGTCACGCTTATAGCTGGCAGTCATTCGGTTTTTAAGCTAAGAGATTAATTTCTGGCGGTGTAATCGTCAGTTGCGGATATTGTTGCATATAGATATTAACCGACCCACGTACATAATTGATATCTGGCTTCGAAACCTGAACTTTGACATCCCGTTGTCCTTTAATAAATTCCATATTTAGATCATTGGGAGTGTAGCTCATGTGAATATTTCTAGGAGTTGCTTCTCCGAACACTTGAATATCAGGCGCACCTTCTACAAATCCATTAAGCGCTTGCTGCGCTATCACATTCCCACGGTTACGAAGATCTCCTAATTGGTTTCCTTCAACAACGATTTGCTCCAAATTTTGCAATGCAATTTGACGATACTGACTATAGATGCGTTGCCAGAAAGCTTCAGGCTTGCCTCCAGTCAGTGCGTTATCTGTCAGTGATTGATCGATTTGAAGCGTACCCGGAGCATTGTGAGCACTATAATAAGAGGGTGACTGCTGTACATTATACACAGGCAAAGAGGTTTTTACTTCAAAGTGTCCACGCTCAGTTTGAACGCCGATCAGCCCTCGCTGAGATTGCACTGAAATCATTGGAACCACTTTGTATCCACCTCAATTCCTTTTGTTGTTCATTTATCTAAGGAAATCAATCAATGTCGGTTGAATGATCTTCGAACCTACAGATAACGAAGCTTGATAGATGCTCTCATTCACCTTCGATCGAATAATTACATCCTCAATATCAATGTCCTCTGTCAAAGACTGTAAAGTTTCCAAGTTTACGCTGAGATCCTTAAGCCGTTCTTGCATAAGCTCTAAACGATTCACTCTAGATCCCACTTCCGCTTGCTGCGTAAGCACTTTGTCCATACGGGTCTCTAACAATGCAATTTGGCTATTCACATCTGAATGAACACCCGCGCGAAGCGCATTAATCATATTGTCCAAAACGTTAAATATATTATCTTCTTCATTGATCGTAGATGTAACTCCTGTTGACGCTGCTGGATACCCAAACACTTCGTTTCCGCTTAAATTAACCGACATCTTCACACCTGTACTGATGATGTACTCCAGTTTTCCAGGGTCAGTTACTCCTTTATTCGGATCGTTAGGATCATAAGGCTTCGTATCAGTGAACTGACCATTGAAAATATATTTGCCCTTAAATTGGGTATTTGCAATATCGATCAGCTGTTCTTTAAGTTGTTCCATCTCAAGTGCAATATTATTCATTGCGACTAGCGGATTCGTCCCGTTTGCACCATTAACCGCAAGCTCCTTCACTCGCTTCAGCACATCATTCACCTGTGTAAGCATCGTATCATTGAAGTCAAGTTGAGACGCTGCAGAATCCACGTTAGAAAGATAACGATCATTCACAGCTAGATCGCTCCGATAGCGTAGTGCATAAGTAATCCCTACCGGATCATCGGAAGGGCGGTTTATGTTACGTCCCGTTGATAACTTCTCTTGTAACGACTGTGATTGCTTCAAGTTGACGTTAATGTTGCGAAGCAACTGATTCGTAATTGTCCCCTGTGTAACGCGACCGTACATCGTCATTCTCCTCTCACCATGCTAACGATTATCTACCTACAACACCCATACCGTTAATGATTTTGTCCAATGTCTCATCAATCGCTGTCATAAAGCGAGCTGCGGCATTGTAAGCGTGTTGAAATTTAATCATATCTGCCATTTCTTCATCTAATGACACACCACTGACGGATTGCCGACGCGAATCAATCTGCCCTACAACAATATCTGAATTGTTCGCTTGTCTTTGTGCTTCTTCTGTTTGAACGCCTAACTGGCCGACGAAGGAACGGAAGAAGTCATTCGCTGTTCCCAAGCTAGTACTTGTTGTAGAACTAACAGAAGCGAAGTTAATCTTCGTGTTATTCATCTGAGCGATTAACATCGCTAAATCTTTGTTCCCAACAACACTCTTCTCTGTCGTTCCATCCATATGCGTACGCATGGATGAGCCGATATTGTTCGCATCTGCGAGAATTTCATTACTCACCTTAATATTATTAAGCGTAAGTGGTCCGCCATTAGAGGAAGTAAAGAAATCCCCTCCGGATTGCAACGGATTCTGGTTCGTATATCCGAGTTGGTGAAGTCCATTCAATCCTTTGACCGTCACCGTCAAATTGCTTGTTAGCGTTCTGTTCGGATCGTTGTAGGTTACCCCATTCAAGGTTGTACCTTCAGGCAGAACAGCACCAGCAGGCAACGTAATTTCAATCTCGCCATAGGCGATCCCATTAATTAACGTATTAAGCTGATTCTTATAGTCCGCTACAAAATGGTCGCGGGATCTAATCATACCGTAAACTTCGCCACCAGTAAGATCACCGCCGAAGCTACCTTCTAACCCCGATACGGTAACATCTGTCTGATTGTCTCCGTCGACAAGTACCTGCGAACCCATCCGAATTTGATAGCCGTTAGACGTCTCTTGTACAGAAATATTCGCAATCTTCGATAGCTGATCGACCAATAGATCGCGTTGATCGCGCAAGTCATTCGCATTATCTCCAAACGCTTCCGTTCGTCTGATTTGAGCATTCAGACTTGTGATCGTGGAGGACAATGTGTTCATCTGCGTAACCTTCACATTAATATTCTCTGTAAGGTCAGCAGTAAGTGCATCAAGCTGGTTACCCGCTTGATTGAAAGCATCAGTCAATGCAATCGCTGTCTCGCGGACAAGCTTGCGTGCTGTAATGCTCTCTGGATTCTCGGAAAGATCCTGCCACGAATTCCAAAACTTATCTAGAATCGAACGAATCCCTGTATCCGATGGTTCATTAATAATCGTCTCTAGCTTCTGCAAAGAGTCGAGCTGTATCGACCAGCTTCCGTTACTCTGGCTTTCATTGCGATATTGTGCATCAAGGAATGACTCGCGAATACGCATAATCGAGCTGAATTCCACACCCGTTCCGAGCTGACCCGGTGTCATTGAACGTTGCATCCCCATTGCTTCCAATGGTATAGAAGCCGTCATATTCACTCGCTGACGTGAATAACCCGCTGTATTCGCATTCGCTACATTGTGGCCTGTCGTCTGTAACGCTACCTGCTGCGTGACAAGGCTTCTTCTAGCCGTTTCTATCGAGTGAAATGTTGATCTCAATAGGATCTTCCCCCGTCCATTTCAAGTTTGCTATAAGCTCTATGCTCGTGAATCGAAAAATTTAAGATTCATCCCGCTTTGAGAGTAGTCAGTAGGCTTCTTATATACAAAATCCTGCGGCTCGAATGAACCTGCTAATATATTCAATGAAAAATCATTTATCTCAATCGCTTGTTGGATGAGCGTCATGTTGAGATCGTTCAACGCCTTCAACTGATATACCACGCTCGTTAATCGTTCAGACAACTCCAATAACCTGAGTTTGTCCTGCGAATTCGTAACCATTCGAATCACATCTGCAACCTTCGTCGAAGAAGTCGCCTGAAAGCCCTTCTCCTGATAAAATCGGTATACAGCATCAT is from Candidatus Cohnella colombiensis and encodes:
- the fliW gene encoding flagellar assembly protein FliW yields the protein MKLSTARFGQLEIQEEDVYVFPNGIPGFEQHHRFGLIEVEEHKPFSYLQSISSPDLAFVVIDPFIIYPKYEFDLSEDFIQEIQIQSEDQILVRAIVSVHDNLNDATVNLVAPIVLNANERKGKQLILTHGDYSTKHRLLEGSADE
- a CDS encoding DUF6470 family protein, producing the protein MISVQSQRGLIGVQTERGHFEVKTSLPVYNVQQSPSYYSAHNAPGTLQIDQSLTDNALTGGKPEAFWQRIYSQYRQIALQNLEQIVVEGNQLGDLRNRGNVIAQQALNGFVEGAPDIQVFGEATPRNIHMSYTPNDLNMEFIKGQRDVKVQVSKPDINYVRGSVNIYMQQYPQLTITPPEINLLA
- the flgL gene encoding flagellar hook-associated protein FlgL — encoded protein: MYGRVTQGTITNQLLRNINVNLKQSQSLQEKLSTGRNINRPSDDPVGITYALRYRSDLAVNDRYLSNVDSAASQLDFNDTMLTQVNDVLKRVKELAVNGANGTNPLVAMNNIALEMEQLKEQLIDIANTQFKGKYIFNGQFTDTKPYDPNDPNKGVTDPGKLEYIISTGVKMSVNLSGNEVFGYPAASTGVTSTINEEDNIFNVLDNMINALRAGVHSDVNSQIALLETRMDKVLTQQAEVGSRVNRLELMQERLKDLSVNLETLQSLTEDIDIEDVIIRSKVNESIYQASLSVGSKIIQPTLIDFLR
- the flgK gene encoding flagellar hook-associated protein FlgK yields the protein MRSTFHSIETARRSLVTQQVALQTTGHNVANANTAGYSRQRVNMTASIPLEAMGMQRSMTPGQLGTGVEFSSIMRIRESFLDAQYRNESQSNGSWSIQLDSLQKLETIINEPSDTGIRSILDKFWNSWQDLSENPESITARKLVRETAIALTDAFNQAGNQLDALTADLTENINVKVTQMNTLSSTITSLNAQIRRTEAFGDNANDLRDQRDLLVDQLSKIANISVQETSNGYQIRMGSQVLVDGDNQTDVTVSGLEGSFGGDLTGGEVYGMIRSRDHFVADYKNQLNTLINGIAYGEIEITLPAGAVLPEGTTLNGVTYNDPNRTLTSNLTVTVKGLNGLHQLGYTNQNPLQSGGDFFTSSNGGPLTLNNIKVSNEILADANNIGSSMRTHMDGTTEKSVVGNKDLAMLIAQMNNTKINFASVSSTTSTSLGTANDFFRSFVGQLGVQTEEAQRQANNSDIVVGQIDSRRQSVSGVSLDEEMADMIKFQHAYNAAARFMTAIDETLDKIINGMGVVGR
- the flgN gene encoding flagellar export chaperone FlgN, which gives rise to MAIQQLCEVLETLLQQHEQLQQYAEQKKAALIQNDVNLLNETVNKEARLIKLISDAELKRHDAVYRFYQEKGFQATSSTKVADVIRMVTNSQDKLRLLELSERLTSVVYQLKALNDLNMTLIQQAIEINDFSLNILAGSFEPQDFVYKKPTDYSQSGMNLKFFDSRA